Part of the Woronichinia naegeliana WA131 genome, GGAGCGATCGCTGTTTTAAGTTGAGGGATAGTAAGTGATCGCGTTTAGGTAATTCAAAAATAGTCAATCATTGGAAGTTTATGAAAAAATGGGCAATCGCCTTTAGATGACTTAAAAATAGGCGATCGCTTTTTTATGAATTAATTTTTAGTTTTTTGTTCAGAACTTGGTGTTTTTTTTACCGCAGATCCACCCGTTGGCGGTTTTCCAGGGGGTTTGTCGACCTTGGCGTGATAACCTCCAAAATCGAGCGAATCACTTTTTTTGGGTTCTTGCGACATTACAAATCCTCCGTAGAATCGTTCAAAAATTCAATATAACGAATTTCTTCGGCTTTGATCAAAATCCCAGACGTTTCGTTAACTCGTTCCCAAGGCTTATTTTCCAAAAGCTGATAAACACTTTCCAAATAAAGATCCCTTTCGGACGATTCCGATGAAGCAAATGAATTCTTCCCGAAACGACCTGCTACCTGACTTCCATCTTTAAGAGTTACTAAAACCCATAACGGTTCATTAATTCGACTAAATTTATAATCCCAGGCTGAAGGAAATCCCGATAAGATTTTAAAACCTAAGATTGCTAATCCTCTCTCTACTAGCTGTTGTTGATTTGCAAACCCGAATATTAATCCTAAAAGAACTGGACAGTGGGAAGTTCTCGAGCAGGGTAAGTGAGAAAAGAAAATCGGACATGCGATACCCAAGAGTGCCGTTATGTCCGAAACTGGCTGATATAGAAAATCGATAGCCAGTGCTATCTATCAATTATGCAACTATGTCAGCGACTAGAGCAAATCCTAGAGAATCTCCGTCCCGCCTTTAGCCGAGAAGCAACGTACCAATGGTTTATCCTATTAGCCTGGGGAGTAGTGCTCAACAGCCAACCGAGCGCAATAACAAGCTATGTCAATGCCTTAGGGTTAACAGAGAGCTACTACCATCAGGCACTACATTGGTTTGAATCCAAGGCATTTAACGTCAAAGGACTGACCTTGGGATGGTCGAAGTGGGTAAGTCAGCATGAAAATCTATATCGAATCAAGGAAAAACGAGTGTATGTGGGGGATGGAATCAAAGTGGGGAAAGAAGGGCGCAAGATGCCAGGGGTAAAACGACTACACCAAGAATCCGGAAATGTGGCGAAGCCAGAATGGATAAGGGGGCATTACTTCAATGCCTTGAGTGTTTTGGTGGGAGCAGGAAAAGCCTGCTTTGCCTTGCCCTTAGTGTTGCGGCTAGACGATGGCATCAAGTCCAAAGCAACGGCAAAGGAAGGGAAAAAAGGCAGCAAAAAAGAGAAGACTACTCTAGTCACGAAAATGGGGGAGCTTTGCACTACCTACGCAGAGGCGGGAAGCTATGTGATTTTGGATGCTTACTTCGCTTGTGGAGCAGTGCTCAAAAGTTTTCGCCAAAATGCCTTGCATCTCATCACCCGAGTGCGTTGCTCTACAGTGGCATATGCTCCCTTTTCTTCCGTTCCGACCTTGAGGGGGAAAGGACGACCACGGCTTTGGGGGAGTTCAATAAAACTAGAAAGCCTGTTTGCTCTTGTGGAGGATTTTCCCACCGCTAAAGTCTGGCTCTATGGTCAACAAGTCTCCGTTTCTTATCAGTGCTTTGAGTTCCACTGGGATAGTCCCCATCAGCTCGTTAAGTTTGTCCTCACCCAATTGCCCAACGGACAAAGACTGATTCTGCTTTCTACTGACCTCTGTTTGACTGGACCTGAGATTATTGCCGCTTACGGTCTCCGATTTAAGATTGAAGTCACTTTTCGTCAATTAATCCATCTTTTGGGCGGCTTTGCCTATCGTTTTTGGCTTAAGGCTCTTCCTACTTTACCGACCTGGCCTAGCAATCTTATCCTCCCTGACTATCCCCAAACTGTTCAGACTCAGATTTTAAACAAAGTAGAAGCCTTTGAGCGTTTTGTTAATCTTCATGTCATTGTTCTCGGCTTACTTCAAATTCTTTCCTTAGAGTTACCCCAGGGGATTTGGGCTAATTTCCCTCGCTGGTTTCGGACTCTACCCTCCCATGGCTATCCTAGTGAACGCATTGCTCAACTAGCCATCCAACATCAAGCCCCAATGATTTTTCCTCAAAGTCCACCTAGTCTGCTTTTGCCTAAATTCCTTGCCGCTAAACTTGACCCTTTTCCAAGTCCTGATAGACTTACTTTGGCCGCATAGTCATTACCTTCTCTGCCATCCATAAACTTCCCACTGTCCAGTAAAAGAAGAGGAGTAATAAAAATAATAACCAGAAAAATAATCGCTAAGTCAACAGTATTTTCTAAAACACTTTTATCCCAAGGTAAAAGATAAATAAATATCCAAGGCACATAATTTAAGCAACTAAAAGTCAGAAATCGTAACAAAATCAGAGGAACTTGCTCAGACTTTTTGTAGAAAAATCTAGATACTGTCAAATCGATCAAAAATCCGGGAACTAAAAAGCAAACTGTGTAAATGACAGCGTTAAAGGTGCTAAAGGTAAATCCAGTCAGAGATTGGGCAAGAAGGGGAAAGAACATTTTGTTTCATTCTATTTTGTTGATTTTTTCTACTGAAGGTCAGTTATTCAGCATTTTTATCAAAACAAATGCCGATAGATACTTTTTTAAATATAGCACGATCTTTTGCCAGAGACTCCACCCTCATCTCAGTTTCAATACCTACCAGTTTATACTAATTAGCTTTTTGTTACTCATCAAACCCCGCGATCGCTTTTTATGATTGGGTAAGGGGCGATCGCAATTTCCTGTGTGTTTTCTTCATAATTATTTATAAGCATCACCACGAGATTTGATTTTGGTGACAATATAGGTTTGATGTTCCTGATCTTCCTGATATAAAATCCGAAAATCACCTACTCTTAATCGCCACTTCAAATAGTTCTAATTCAATCTCTTCTAGTGATTTACCTTTATCGTTAACGTTGAGATAGTTTTGCCATTCAGATTCAGACTCAACTAAGTCTTGTGCAGAAAAATCCTCGATTTCAAATGCGGTATTGAATTTCTGTCTTAGCTTTTCAAAGAGAAGACTTTGTTCGCTGGGGTTAAGGTTATCAATTTGATTTAAGATGTCATTGTAGGTTGTCATCGTTTTATTTTATTTATTACAACGGCTGATTATAACATGATAAAGAATGAGTGCAATTATTGCAGGAAAGTCAAACCCTACAAAGCAGGATGATTGCTGAACGAGAGAACAAATCACCAAATTCTCGGTTTAACCTTTTTGCTATTGGCAATAATGACTGAATCCCCTGCGGGTTCAATTAAAAATAGTCCTTCCTGAGTGGCATAAACATCAGAGCGTTCGTCTATTTTAATTCCTGCTACGGCTCCATAGAGTTTGTAATCTTGATATTTGGGAAAAGCTATTTTAAAACGTTCTAAGGTCTGTAAAAATCGCTTGACATCGCGGACTTCTAAATGGGATTTAACTTCGATCGCCACCACTTCATTGGTATTTTCAACCAAAATATCTATTTCCAGGGAACCCTGGCTATCCTGAGCATCAACTCGCAAGGCGGTATGGTGAACATCAATACCCTGTTCTCGAAACAATTGGGCGGCGGCGGGTTTAACCAAATTCTCGACAAATTCTCCCCACCGACTGCTTAATCCAGCGACTTGTTTATTGGTTTGGGCAACAATCTGGCGGAGATCAGCGATTTCTTTTTCATAGGTACGTTGACGCTGCTCAAAGTCTTGCTGATATTCTTGGCGTTGCTGTTCACTGGCGCGGAACAGAGCATAAATGTCGTCTAAGGTAATCGCGTTTTCAGGCATGGGAAGTTGGGTATTAAAAAATATTGGGTTATTCTAATTATTCTAAATTAAGTTTTAAGGATCGCTTCCCTAATCCCAGTATTTTTCAGACTTAACGGGAAAAGTCAGGTAAGGCAACCGCGACTAAAA contains:
- a CDS encoding DUF6338 family protein; this encodes MGIACPIFFSHLPCSRTSHCPVLLGLIFGFANQQQLVERGLAILGFKILSGFPSAWDYKFSRINEPLWVLVTLKDGSQVAGRFGKNSFASSESSERDLYLESVYQLLENKPWERVNETSGILIKAEEIRYIEFLNDSTEDL
- a CDS encoding transposase, which produces MQLCQRLEQILENLRPAFSREATYQWFILLAWGVVLNSQPSAITSYVNALGLTESYYHQALHWFESKAFNVKGLTLGWSKWVSQHENLYRIKEKRVYVGDGIKVGKEGRKMPGVKRLHQESGNVAKPEWIRGHYFNALSVLVGAGKACFALPLVLRLDDGIKSKATAKEGKKGSKKEKTTLVTKMGELCTTYAEAGSYVILDAYFACGAVLKSFRQNALHLITRVRCSTVAYAPFSSVPTLRGKGRPRLWGSSIKLESLFALVEDFPTAKVWLYGQQVSVSYQCFEFHWDSPHQLVKFVLTQLPNGQRLILLSTDLCLTGPEIIAAYGLRFKIEVTFRQLIHLLGGFAYRFWLKALPTLPTWPSNLILPDYPQTVQTQILNKVEAFERFVNLHVIVLGLLQILSLELPQGIWANFPRWFRTLPSHGYPSERIAQLAIQHQAPMIFPQSPPSLLLPKFLAAKLDPFPSPDRLTLAA
- a CDS encoding DUF3782 domain-containing protein; the protein is MPENAITLDDIYALFRASEQQRQEYQQDFEQRQRTYEKEIADLRQIVAQTNKQVAGLSSRWGEFVENLVKPAAAQLFREQGIDVHHTALRVDAQDSQGSLEIDILVENTNEVVAIEVKSHLEVRDVKRFLQTLERFKIAFPKYQDYKLYGAVAGIKIDERSDVYATQEGLFLIEPAGDSVIIANSKKVKPRIW